One genomic segment of Sorex araneus isolate mSorAra2 chromosome X, mSorAra2.pri, whole genome shotgun sequence includes these proteins:
- the KLHL34 gene encoding kelch-like protein 34, with translation MSYFLSYCKAHGGALLTGYQALRAEGFLCDVTLEAQGSEFPAHRSLLACSSDYFRALFKSHTRESRERVIHLHVPSAAGLQRLLDFIYTAWLPLSLDTLEDTLEAASYLQVTEALGLCGRYLERQLAPDNCCFAANVAARFGLAHTLGAAERCIVRHLRDLIARGPGPAGLLELNPASLKVVLGAPDVTRVPEARLLGLALAWLRQEPRAQRLTHCNELLERIRFGLVPAHLLRRVYSGSGLVLPTRIKCLIIQALNYHTAPSRQPLLQGEQTSVRSPQTRILLVGGRRARELVEEEVQARQRVAAAAAARARALAAEPEAAGEEEEEEEEGEEEEEGEAEEAAGEEAAEEEDEVREEEWELTRDVVAFDVYNHRWHSLTQLPAPLLGHCVCVVGNFLFVLGGESPSGGESAPGASGPRAVTAHVHRYDPRFHAWTAVPAMREARAHFWCGAVADGLLAVGGLGAGGEALASVERYDLRWDRWTAAAALPRPLHGHAGAVGERGAVYISGGKAGGGEGGGNSLRDVYALGSGEHAWSKRAPMGTARFGHHMAALRGAVFAFLGRYEPFSEIERYDPASDQWTRLRPLPYDRFCYGLAVVEETALLLGGLKWRDSRQVPTRNVVGYDLDLDRWEDISCVLPWAWSGLQCAVLQLAEGGDDRDQESAEAPDLALDFTG, from the coding sequence ATGAGTTACTTCCTCTCTTACTGCAAGGCACACGGCGGCGCGCTGCTCACCGGCTACCAGGCCCTGCGAGCCGAGGGCTTCCTGTGCGACGTGACGCTGGAAGCCCAGGGCAGTGAGTTCCCGGCGCACCGCTCTCTGCTTGCGTGCTCCAGCGACTACTTCAGGGCCCTGTTCAAAAGCCACACCCGGGAGTCCCGGGAACGCGTGATCCATCTGCACGTGCCGTCGGCGGCCGGCCTGCAGCGCCTGCTGGACTTCATCTACACAGCCTGGCTGCCACTCTCCCTGGACACCTTGGAGGACACGCTGGAGGCCGCCAGCTACCTGCAGGTCACCGAGGCGCTTGGGCTGTGCGGCCGCTACCTGGAGCGCCAGCTGGCCCCTGACAACTGCTGCTTCGCCGCCAACGTGGCGGCGCGCTTTGGGCTGGCGCACACCCTGGGCGCCGCCGAACGCTGCATCGTGCGCCACCTGCGGGACCTTAtagcccggggcccggggcccgcggGGCTGCTGGAGCTCAACCCCGCGTCGTTAAAGGTCGTACTGGGTGCCCCCGACGTGACGCGGGTGCCCGAGGCTCGGCTCCTCGGCCTGGCTCTGGCCTGGCTAAGGCAGGAGCCCCGAGCCCAACGCCTGACCCACTGCAACGAGCTGCTCGAGCGCATCCGCTTCGGCCTGGTGCCCGCCCACCTGCTGCGGCGCGTCTACTCCGGCAGCGGCCTGGTGTTGCCCACCCGCATCAAGTGCCTCATCATCCAAGCCCTCAACTACCACACGGCGCCCTCCCGCCAGCCGCTGCTACAGGGCGAGCAGACGAGCGTGCGGAGCCCCCAAACCCGCATCCTGTTGGTCGGGGGGCGCAGGGCCAGGGagctggtggaggaggaggtgcaggCCCGGCAGCGAgtggcagcggcagcggcagcgagGGCCAGGGCCCTTGCAGCGGAGCCTGAGGCggcgggagaggaagaggaggaggaagaagaaggggaggaggaggaggagggagaggcggAGGAGGCCGCGGGGGAGGAGGCCGCGGAGGAAGAGGACGAGGTcagggaggaggagtgggagctCACCCGAGACGTGGTGGCCTTCGACGTGTACAACCATCGCTGGCACAGCCTCACGCAGCTGCCAGCGCCGCTACTGGGGCACTGCGTGTGCGTCGTGGGCAATTTCCTGTTCGTGCTGGGCGGGGAGAGCCCTTCGGGCGGTGAGTCTGCACCCGGGGCCTCAGGCCCGCGAGCGGTCACCGCCCACGTGCACCGCTACGACCCGCGTTTTCACGCCTGGACGGCGGTGCCCGCGATGCGGGAGGCGCGGGCCCACTTCTGGTGCGGCGCCGTGGCCGACGGGCTCCTGGCCGTGGGGGGCCTGGGCGCGGGCGGCGAGGCGCTGGCCTCGGTGGAGAGATACGACCTGCGCTGGGACCgctggacggcggcggcggcgctgccCCGGCCGCTGCACGGCCACGCGGGCGCCGTCGGGGAGCGCGGGGCGGTCTACATCTCCGGCGGCAAGGCCGGCGGCGGCGAGGGCGGCGGGAACAGCCTCCGGGACGTGTACGCCCTGGGCTCGGGGGAGCACGCGTGGAGCAAGAGGGCCCCCATGGGCACCGCCCGCTTCGGGCATCACATGGCAGCGCTGCGCGGCGCGGTGTTCGCCTTCCTGGGCCGCTACGAGCCCTTCTCCGAGATCGAGCGCTACGACCCCGCCAGCGACCAGTGGACTCGCCTGCGGCCGCTGCCCTACGACCGCTTCTGCTACGGGCTAGCGGTGGTGGAGGAGACGGCGCTGCTGTTGGGCGGTCTCAAGTGGCGGGACTCGCGCCAGGTGCCCACCCGCAACGTGGTGGGCTACGACCTGGACCTGGACCGCTGGGAGGACATCAGCTGCGTGCTGCCCTGGGCCTGGAGCGGCCTGCAGTGCGCCGTGCTGCAGCTGGCCGAGGGCGGGGATGACAGGGACCAAGAGTCCGCAGAGGCGCCCGATCTGGCGCTGGACTTCACAGGCTAG